The Geothermobacter ehrlichii genome has a window encoding:
- a CDS encoding tetratricopeptide repeat protein: protein MLIVYWQSFHHPWALDDGPVILQNPDIQSWQSFLKNARPGRPVRELSLMLDRALWGMDPTWWHVQQLFWHVFNGVLVWVLGKKLGLGGRAALLASLFFLLHPVQVEVVANLANRKDSLALAGILVSVIALLNFQKGKERQRFLWLALAFGAGLLACGAKQTAIGLLLLWPVIEYLWCDQDRYFLLRHRRLFASALGAGLVAVMAWYLFGGGREQFLADARRWFYVYQYFEPTDELDQLLMVLKSSGFLAWHLVWPLNLAPDYIYPPPAGILEPRIFLTGLGWIGVGILLLVLWRKRHPAFFSLLWVLAFWLPVSGLWPISYFAADRYLYIPLVGLAMLLGGVYDRCRKWERVLAPLFLLWLVALAGLSFQQNRIWLSPERLWKHAVEVSPESSSAWNNLGLVVLNQGHPDTAASYFAKAISLNPYNANPYYNLGLAYEKQGNLGQALVYYRKFVEGRAPGLVREREALRQRLRRTYGIRL from the coding sequence GTGCTGATTGTCTACTGGCAGAGCTTTCATCACCCGTGGGCGCTTGATGACGGGCCGGTCATCCTGCAGAACCCCGACATCCAGTCGTGGCAGAGTTTTCTGAAAAACGCTCGTCCGGGCAGGCCGGTCAGGGAATTGAGCCTGATGCTTGACCGTGCCCTGTGGGGCATGGATCCGACCTGGTGGCATGTGCAGCAGCTTTTCTGGCATGTGTTCAATGGGGTTCTGGTCTGGGTTCTGGGAAAGAAGTTGGGGCTTGGCGGTCGTGCGGCGTTGTTGGCCAGCCTGTTTTTTCTGCTGCATCCGGTACAGGTGGAAGTCGTTGCCAATCTTGCCAATCGCAAGGACAGCCTGGCTTTGGCGGGCATCCTTGTGTCGGTTATCGCTTTGCTGAATTTTCAGAAGGGAAAGGAGAGGCAGCGTTTTTTGTGGCTGGCGCTCGCCTTTGGTGCCGGTCTGCTGGCTTGTGGGGCGAAACAGACGGCGATCGGCCTGCTCCTGCTCTGGCCGGTCATCGAGTATCTCTGGTGTGATCAGGATCGGTATTTCTTGCTGCGACATCGCAGGCTTTTTGCTTCCGCTCTGGGAGCTGGCCTGGTTGCGGTCATGGCATGGTATCTGTTCGGGGGAGGGCGCGAGCAGTTTCTTGCCGATGCCAGACGTTGGTTCTACGTTTACCAGTATTTCGAGCCGACAGACGAGCTCGATCAGCTGCTGATGGTGCTGAAATCGAGCGGTTTTCTCGCATGGCATCTCGTCTGGCCGTTGAATCTTGCTCCCGACTACATCTATCCGCCACCGGCCGGGATTCTGGAGCCCCGGATTTTTCTGACCGGGCTGGGCTGGATTGGGGTCGGCATTCTGTTGCTGGTGCTATGGCGGAAGCGCCATCCGGCCTTTTTTTCGCTGCTGTGGGTGCTGGCCTTCTGGCTGCCTGTTTCGGGTCTCTGGCCGATTTCCTATTTTGCTGCCGATCGATATCTCTATATCCCCCTGGTTGGTCTGGCCATGCTGCTGGGTGGCGTCTACGATCGCTGCAGAAAGTGGGAGAGGGTGCTTGCGCCCCTCTTCCTGCTGTGGTTGGTGGCTCTTGCCGGATTGAGTTTTCAGCAGAACCGGATCTGGTTGTCGCCGGAACGGCTCTGGAAACATGCCGTCGAGGTGTCGCCGGAATCGAGCAGTGCCTGGAACAACCTTGGATTGGTGGTGCTGAACCAAGGGCATCCGGATACGGCCGCGAGCTACTTTGCCAAGGCCATCAGCCTCAACCCCTACAATGCGAATCCCTATTACAACTTGGGGCTGGCCTATGAAAAACAGGGAAATTTGGGGCAGGCGCTCGTCTATTACCGCAAGTTCGTGGAGGGACGCGCTCCGGGGCTGGTGCGGGAACGAGAGGCATTGCGGCAGCGGCTGCGGAGAACTTACGGAATTCGTCTGTGA
- a CDS encoding tRNA1(Val) (adenine(37)-N6)-methyltransferase: MKMSCRQNSHSDLLHPDETLDELGHTGLSLIQAKAGYRFSLDPFLLCGFAPLAEMAGRRLVDLGCGNGVIPLLAARQSAAARIVGIEQQPAMVERARRSVRLNGLDDRIEILAGRVQDVPELLPVQSVDLVLSNPPFRPPRSGRIAPDDERAAARHELAGGLDDFVRAAAFLLKNGGRFCLVHLTERLTDLLTLLRQASIEPKRLRLVHSRRKEPARLVLVEGRRAGRPGLTIEPPLVVYEGEGYSAEVLACYGA, translated from the coding sequence ATGAAAATGAGTTGCCGGCAAAACAGTCATAGCGATCTGCTGCATCCCGACGAAACGCTCGACGAGCTGGGCCATACCGGCCTGTCGCTGATTCAGGCGAAGGCCGGCTACCGATTTTCGCTCGATCCCTTTCTTCTCTGCGGGTTTGCGCCGCTGGCGGAGATGGCCGGCCGGCGGCTGGTCGATCTCGGCTGCGGCAACGGGGTGATTCCGCTGCTGGCGGCCCGGCAATCGGCGGCCGCCCGCATTGTCGGCATCGAACAGCAGCCGGCGATGGTCGAGCGGGCCCGCCGCAGTGTCCGGCTGAACGGGCTCGATGACAGGATCGAGATTCTGGCTGGACGGGTGCAGGACGTACCGGAACTGCTGCCGGTGCAGAGCGTCGATCTGGTTCTGTCCAATCCGCCGTTCCGCCCACCGCGGTCGGGGCGGATCGCCCCCGACGACGAGCGGGCGGCGGCCCGGCATGAGCTGGCGGGTGGTCTGGACGATTTCGTGCGGGCGGCGGCTTTTCTGCTGAAAAACGGCGGGCGCTTCTGTCTGGTGCATCTGACCGAGCGGCTGACTGACCTGCTGACGCTGTTGCGGCAGGCCTCCATCGAACCGAAACGGCTGCGGCTGGTGCATTCCCGGCGGAAGGAACCGGCGCGGCTGGTGCTGGTTGAGGGGCGACGGGCGGGAAGGCCGGGCCTGACCATCGAGCCGCCGCTGGTGGTCTACGAGGGGGAGGGGTACAGCGCCGAGGTTCTCGCCTGTTACGGCGCCTGA
- a CDS encoding DUF721 domain-containing protein, with product MKTPKRPPMKRALRAGSIAAELLSSRGYDLKLRQYRAWQVWERVVGPQIARHARPLRIRDSVLEVRVDQPVWMQQLRMMAPQILQRLNQALGEKLITDIYWRRGKVEPARNADDEHRPLRCPLTEEELERIRASLPAMADPELADAVLRARIRQAEYAKARRQAQAP from the coding sequence ATGAAAACTCCGAAGCGCCCCCCGATGAAACGGGCGCTCCGCGCCGGATCGATCGCCGCCGAGCTGCTGAGCAGCCGCGGCTACGATCTGAAGCTAAGGCAGTATCGCGCCTGGCAGGTGTGGGAAAGGGTCGTCGGCCCGCAGATCGCCCGGCACGCCAGGCCGCTGCGCATCCGCGACAGCGTGCTCGAGGTGCGGGTCGACCAGCCGGTCTGGATGCAGCAGCTGCGGATGATGGCGCCGCAGATCCTTCAGCGCCTCAACCAGGCACTGGGCGAGAAACTGATCACCGACATCTACTGGCGTCGGGGCAAAGTCGAGCCGGCCCGGAACGCCGACGACGAGCATCGTCCCCTGCGCTGCCCGCTGACCGAAGAAGAGCTGGAACGGATCAGGGCGTCCCTGCCGGCCATGGCCGATCCCGAACTGGCCGACGCCGTGCTGCGCGCCAGAATCCGCCAGGCCGAATACGCCAAGGCCCGCCGGCAGGCTCAGGCGCCGTAA